The Virgibacillus phasianinus genome includes a window with the following:
- the mreD gene encoding rod shape-determining protein MreD — translation MKRLYLPLILFVFVILEGVAIELLPPSFVINDLLIIPHWVFVFLLYMAIFYDNDRTYFSVLYGAIFGMMIDIVYTGILGVYMFAYAFIIYIVSGIRKLLHGNIYVMILLGIFGISLTDFAIFLIYSVVGLTNMMLADYLLYRLLPTVIANLLFLLVLYPFTKNRLLKWQDEQISKNR, via the coding sequence ATGAAGCGATTATACCTCCCTCTCATTCTGTTTGTTTTCGTTATATTAGAAGGTGTTGCCATTGAATTGTTGCCACCCAGCTTTGTAATAAATGATTTATTAATTATTCCGCATTGGGTTTTTGTTTTTTTATTATACATGGCTATATTCTATGATAATGATCGAACCTATTTTTCGGTGCTGTACGGTGCAATCTTCGGCATGATGATTGATATTGTATACACTGGGATTCTAGGTGTTTACATGTTTGCCTATGCATTTATTATTTACATTGTGAGCGGCATCAGGAAGCTTTTGCATGGCAATATTTACGTAATGATCTTACTTGGTATTTTCGGGATCTCACTGACTGACTTTGCTATTTTTTTGATCTATTCAGTGGTGGGACTTACAAACATGATGCTGGCAGATTATTTACTTTACCGTTTACTACCGACCGTTATAGCAAATTTATTATTTTTGTTAGTTTTGTACCCATTTACAAAAAATCGTTTGTTAAAGTGGCAGGACGAACAAATTTCAAAAAACAGGTAA
- the minC gene encoding septum site-determining protein MinC: protein MPGKKQLITIKGTRDGLTLFIDDSCSYDEAYNDLSEKLSTNRPQKDEPVVSVNVQLGSRYLDQMQTDELKELINNGNHFMVESIHSDVVSKKDAIQWMEESEVKMVNQIVRSGQVVEVKGDLLLIGDVNPGGKVEATGNIYVMGSLLGTAHAGINGNSQAIIVASFMKPSQLRIADYISRAPDYESDGVYMECGQIDEKQDKIVIDRLQVLSRKQIDLNGFERRMNNG from the coding sequence ATGCCAGGCAAGAAACAACTTATTACAATAAAGGGTACTAGGGATGGGCTCACCCTGTTTATAGATGACTCTTGCTCTTATGATGAAGCATACAACGATCTGAGTGAAAAATTATCAACAAATAGACCGCAAAAAGATGAACCGGTAGTTTCGGTTAATGTTCAACTGGGAAGCCGCTATTTAGACCAAATGCAAACGGACGAATTAAAAGAATTAATTAACAACGGAAATCACTTTATGGTTGAATCCATTCATTCCGATGTTGTATCAAAAAAGGATGCAATACAGTGGATGGAAGAAAGTGAAGTCAAAATGGTCAATCAGATAGTGAGATCTGGACAAGTCGTGGAAGTTAAGGGCGATTTATTGTTAATTGGGGATGTGAATCCGGGGGGCAAGGTTGAAGCAACCGGAAATATCTATGTCATGGGAAGCTTACTTGGAACTGCCCACGCGGGAATAAATGGCAACAGTCAAGCAATAATCGTAGCATCTTTTATGAAGCCAAGCCAACTCCGGATAGCAGACTATATCAGCCGTGCACCAGATTATGAGTCTGATGGTGTGTATATGGAATGCGGTCAAATCGATGAGAAGCAGGACAAAATTGTTATTGATAGACTTCAAGTTCTTTCACGTAAACAGATTGATTTGAATGGGTTTGAGAGGAGAATGAATAATGGGTGA
- the minD gene encoding septum site-determining protein MinD, translated as MGEAIVITSGKGGVGKTTTSANVGTALALMGKKVCLIDTDIGLRNLDVVMGLENRIIYDIVDVIQERCKLKQALIKDKRFEDLTLLPAAQTSDKSAVTKDGMIKIITGLKQDYDYIIIDCPAGIEQGFQNAIAGADQAIVVTTPEKSSVRDADRIIGLLEKEEMDPPKLVINRIRNHMMKNGDMIDVDGVLQILSIDLIGIVIDDDEVIKASNKGEPIALNPNSRASISYRNIARRILGESVPLQSIEEEKGMLVKIKRFFGMNA; from the coding sequence ATGGGTGAAGCAATCGTAATCACATCTGGTAAAGGTGGAGTTGGTAAGACGACTACATCCGCCAATGTTGGTACAGCATTAGCACTGATGGGGAAAAAAGTCTGCCTGATTGATACTGATATCGGGCTCAGAAACCTTGATGTGGTAATGGGTCTTGAAAACCGTATAATTTACGATATTGTTGATGTTATTCAAGAGAGATGTAAACTGAAGCAAGCCTTAATTAAGGATAAACGATTTGAAGATTTAACGTTATTACCGGCAGCGCAAACGAGTGATAAATCAGCTGTTACTAAGGATGGAATGATAAAAATTATTACGGGCCTGAAACAAGACTATGATTATATCATTATTGATTGTCCAGCTGGAATTGAGCAGGGATTTCAAAATGCAATCGCCGGTGCAGATCAAGCAATTGTTGTAACAACACCTGAAAAATCCAGTGTACGTGATGCCGACCGGATAATCGGTTTACTGGAAAAAGAGGAAATGGATCCACCTAAGCTCGTTATTAATCGTATTCGCAATCATATGATGAAGAATGGAGACATGATTGATGTAGACGGTGTTCTTCAAATACTCTCCATTGATCTAATTGGTATAGTAATTGATGATGATGAAGTGATCAAGGCATCAAATAAAGGGGAACCGATCGCGCTTAATCCAAATTCAAGGGCATCTATATCATATCGTAATATTGCGAGGAGAATTCTCGGGGAATCGGTACCTTTACAATCAATTGAAGAAGAAAAAGGGATGCTTGTAAAAATAAAACGTTTTTTTGGAATGAATGCTTAA